The following proteins come from a genomic window of Papilio machaon chromosome 7, ilPapMach1.1, whole genome shotgun sequence:
- the LOC106714136 gene encoding uncharacterized protein LOC106714136 encodes MKSFCAILTILYTLGLIQSSSSQCTNGQKLSFIRWSGVTPERTAPVFMYSASGEEQSLVGVCLSRCKELDDCAAVVVEYGKGSCQGMNTATGKLHFDNDVAYFSKICLKLPMECEHRWWALESTPSYYLQSTTAGETRLNVTEQQCYEALLAADNNTYRSAQWIVPERNFIMFETMTSNLGNCILIVENKFTEPESYRVTNSYTYYIENQCGHDYPQRIDRCSYEEYYNQTLKHIDFTTNNVTKDECKTACELEERFVCRGFTWGMRGVRGLRDVRGSRDGRGLCDLHSEDLVTSGSWLLRRNTDATYYRRVICLNISVECQDSSMLVTYRPRGVFRGRLYVPGRGEACGVRGEGAAPVRLTLPLSGDCDVNYAYAISNGPGGVVNRTMAYVMVMIQNNPIIQTAGDRWVRVGCSPGGARAYTNVDATVAVKDTGKPSQASESGASAVYASTAPLSMYVVRAQDTAPAPAVALGELLELRIETTAETEIEAYHLVASSRLGDSSVLLLDSRGCPTGQVDFPAFSRTWHGGTQRLTANFKAFRFPNSHVVRFALMVRFCQRKCKPVICGSQQIRTSRQTDLSKNWSNNTGMPAAVQEAVWWEAPRAGVVAQGGAPACVGAAPGRVPLELEMVVGSRDIISADTLVRADHQSAQSENESEKSLVCVHELLLVSLALTWLAVQILLLLGCCVLVKRYRNLAEMSMQKDYHSFDNLGFESSSTPRRVHWPDQTIDILHTT; translated from the exons ATGAAGAGTTTTTGTGCAATTTTGACGATCTTATATACACTTGGATTGATACAAA GTAGCAGCTCACAATGCACGAACGGCCAGAAGTTATCGTTCATCCGCTGGTCTGGAGTGACCCCGGAGCGGACTGCGCCTGTCTTTATGTACTCAGCAAGCGGCGAGGAGCAGTCATTGGTCGGGGTCTGTCTGTCTCGATGTAAAGAGTTGGATGACTGCGCTGCGGTTGTGGTAGAGTATGGAAAGGGCAGCTGCCAAGGCATGAATACTGCCACAGGAAAACTACACTTCGATAATGATGTCGCCTACTTCAGCAAGATATGTTTGAAAT TGCCAATGGAATGCGAGCATCGATGGTGGGCGCTAGAAAGCACGCCTAGTTATTATCTGCAGTCCACTACCGCTGGGGAGACCAGGCTGAATGTCACAGAGCAGCAGTGCTACGAAGCTTTACTTGCAGCAGACAATAATACATACCG ATCAGCGCAATGGATTGTACCCGAAAGAAACTTTATTATGTTCGAAACAATGACGAGCAACTTGGGCAACTGTATTCTGATCGTCGAGAACAAATTCACTGAACCAGAGTCGTATCGGGTCACCAATTCTTACAcatattatatagaaaatcAATGTGGACATGACT ATCCACAAAGAATAGACCGATGTTCTTATGAGGAATATTACAATCAGACACTGAAGCATATTGATTTTACGACAAACAATGTCACCAAAGATGAG tgTAAAACTGCATGTGAATTGGAGGAGCGCTTCGTTTGTCGTGGCTTCACATGGGGCATGCGGGGCGTGCGGGGATTGCGGGATGTGCGAGGTTCGCGGGACGGCCGCGGCCTCTGCGACTTGCACAGCGAGGACCTGGTGACGTCGGGTTCTTGGCTGCTGCGCCGCAACACTGATGCTACGTACTACCGACGCGTCATTTGCCTCAATA TAAGCGTGGAGTGTCAAGACAGCAGTATGCTGGTAACGTACAGGCCGCGCGGTGTGTTCCGCGGCCGCTTGTATGTGCCCGGGCGCGGAGAGGCGTGCGGCGTGCGAGGGGAGGGCGCCGCGCCCGTGCGCCTCACCTTGCCTCTGAGCGGAGACTGCGATGTCAACTACGCGTATGCCATCTCCAATGGACCCGGAGGAGTCGTCAATCG AACAATGGCATACGTGATGGTGATGATCCAGAACAATCCGATCATCCAAACGGCGGGTGACCGCTGGGTGCGTGTCGGTTGCTCGCCGGGCGGCGCACGCGCATACACTAACGTCGACGCCACCGTCGCTGTTAAAGATACGGG GAAGCCATCACAAGCGAGTGAGTCGGGTGCAAGCGCGGTGTATGCGAGTACAGCGCCTCTCAGTATGTACGTGGTGCGTGCGCAAGACACGGCTCCCGCTCCCGCCGTCGCCCTCGGGGAATTGTTGGAGCTGCGCATTGAAACGACTG CGGAGACGGAGATCGAAGCATACCACCTGGTGGCATCGTCCCGCCTGGGCGACAGCTCTGTGCTGTTGCTGGATAGTAGGGGCTGCCCAACCGGACAG GTGGACTTCCCAGCGTTCAGTCGCACGTGGCACGGCGGTACGCAGCGGCTGACTGCGAACTTCAAGGCATTCCGCTTCCCAAACTCACACGTCGTGCGATTCGCGCTCATGGTGCGCTTCTGTCAGCGCAAATGTAAACCG GTAATATGCGGCTCGCAACAAATCAGAACATCGCGGCAAACGGATCTATCGAAGAACTGGAGCAATAACACGGGAATGCCGGCGGCGGTGCAAGAGGCCGTGTGGTGGGAGGCGCCGCGGGCAGGCGTGGTGGCGCAGGGCGGAGCACCCGCCTGCGTGGGCGCAGCACCCGGCAGAGTCCCACTTGAGTTGGAAATGGTGGTGGGCTCGAGGGATATAATATCCGCTGATACGCTGGTTAGAGCTGATCATCAGTCTGCAC AGTCTGAGAATGAGAGCGAGAAGTCGCTAGTATGCGTCCATGAGTTGCTGCTGGTGTCACTCGCGCTGACCTGGCTAGCCGTGCAGATTCTCCTCCTCCTCGGCTGCTGCGTGCTCGTTAAGAG ATACCGCAACCTAGCAGAGATGAGCATGCAGAAAGACTACCACTCGTTCGACAACCTCGGCTTCGAGTCGAGCAGCACTCCGCGCCGCGTGCACTGGCCCGACCAGACCATAGACATACTGCACACCACTTAA